In one Mesorhizobium australicum genomic region, the following are encoded:
- a CDS encoding polyprenyl synthetase family protein gives MGVVVSLDEGKKSASVKPLVELTSADMARVNELILSKAGSNVEMIPEIANHLISSGGKRLRPMLTLAAAQMFGYSGDSHVKLATSVEFMHTATLLHDDVVDESDLRRGKKTARMIWGNQASVLVGDFLLGQAFRMMVDVGSIDALDILSTAASVIAEGEVWQLAAAKNMETTEDEYLQVIKAKTAALFSAAAEVGPVIAGATRAERNALRSYGTNLGLAFQLVDDALDYGGNSKDLGKNTGDDFREGKLTLPVILAYRRGTAAEREFWKGAIEDGVSGDAELEKATGLMIRHGAIADTVGRARHFGDIARDAIAPLKSTPQKQALLEVIDFCISRVV, from the coding sequence GTGGGTGTTGTTGTATCGCTCGACGAAGGCAAGAAGAGCGCCTCGGTCAAGCCGCTGGTCGAGCTCACGTCGGCCGACATGGCGCGGGTCAACGAACTGATCCTCTCCAAGGCCGGCTCGAACGTCGAGATGATCCCCGAGATCGCCAATCACCTGATCTCCTCGGGCGGCAAGCGGCTGCGGCCGATGCTCACCCTCGCGGCGGCGCAGATGTTCGGCTATTCCGGCGACAGCCACGTCAAGCTCGCCACCAGCGTCGAGTTCATGCACACGGCGACGCTGCTGCACGACGACGTGGTGGACGAGAGCGACCTGCGCCGCGGCAAGAAGACGGCGCGGATGATCTGGGGCAACCAGGCGAGCGTTCTGGTGGGCGACTTCCTGCTCGGCCAGGCCTTCCGCATGATGGTCGACGTTGGCTCGATCGACGCGCTCGACATCCTGTCCACGGCGGCTTCCGTCATCGCCGAGGGCGAGGTCTGGCAGCTCGCCGCCGCCAAGAACATGGAGACGACCGAGGACGAATACCTGCAGGTGATCAAGGCCAAGACAGCGGCGCTGTTCTCGGCCGCGGCCGAGGTCGGCCCGGTGATCGCCGGCGCGACGAGGGCCGAACGCAACGCGCTGCGCTCCTACGGCACCAATCTCGGCCTCGCCTTCCAGCTCGTCGACGACGCGCTCGACTATGGCGGCAATTCCAAGGACCTCGGCAAGAACACCGGCGACGATTTCCGCGAGGGCAAACTGACCTTGCCGGTGATCCTGGCCTATCGCCGCGGCACGGCGGCGGAACGCGAGTTCTGGAAGGGCGCCATCGAGGACGGCGTCTCGGGTGACGCCGAGCTGGAAAAGGCGACCGGGCTGATGATTCGCCACGGCGCCATCGCCGACACGGTCGGCCGCGCCCGCCATTTCGGCGACATCGCCCGCGACGCGATCGCGCCGCTGAAGTCGACGCCGCAGAAGCAGGCGCTGCTGGAAGTCATCGACTTCTGCATCAGCCGGGTGGTCTGA
- a CDS encoding DUF2007 domain-containing protein, translating into MIELVRTNDPVVISFIEALLRDAGIIFFVADQNMSMTEGSLGILQRRVMVEEDRLDEARTLLAEAGVADEIRDA; encoded by the coding sequence ATGATCGAACTCGTCCGCACCAACGACCCAGTCGTCATCTCCTTCATCGAGGCGCTGCTGCGCGATGCCGGCATCATCTTCTTCGTCGCCGACCAGAACATGTCGATGACGGAGGGCTCGCTCGGCATCCTGCAGCGCCGGGTCATGGTCGAGGAAGACCGCCTGGACGAGGCCCGCACGCTTCTCGCCGAAGCCGGCGTCGCCGACGAAATCCGCGACGCCTGA
- a CDS encoding YqaA family protein yields the protein MSDLAAYAGLFAVAFVAATILPAQSEAALVALLVAGAQEPVALVAVASLGNTLGAVVNWALGRGVSRFSGRRWFPVTPAQLDRATRWYRRWGRWSLLLSWAPVGGDALTVAAGVLREPLWSFVLLVGLAKTARYVVLAAATMNFV from the coding sequence ATGTCCGATCTCGCCGCCTATGCCGGCCTCTTCGCCGTCGCCTTCGTCGCCGCGACCATCCTGCCGGCCCAGTCCGAGGCGGCTCTTGTCGCGTTGCTTGTGGCCGGCGCGCAGGAGCCGGTGGCGCTCGTCGCGGTCGCGAGCCTCGGCAACACGCTCGGCGCCGTGGTGAACTGGGCGCTGGGGCGCGGCGTGAGCCGTTTTTCCGGCCGGCGCTGGTTTCCCGTCACGCCAGCCCAGCTCGACCGCGCGACGCGCTGGTACCGCCGCTGGGGGCGCTGGAGCCTGCTGTTGAGCTGGGCGCCGGTGGGCGGCGACGCGCTGACCGTCGCGGCCGGCGTGCTGCGCGAACCCCTGTGGAGTTTCGTCCTGCTGGTTGGATTGGCGAAGACGGCGCGCTATGTGGTGCTGGCGGCCGCGACGATGAACTTTGTGTGA
- a CDS encoding methyltransferase has translation MSVAPPSLPAGHTLDAFHRGAFHLVQPRDGHRAGMDTLVLAAAVPGSFAGGLADLGAGAGAAGLAVLSRCPGARATLVEREPAMVEAAQLTLGVAENASLAGRAAILAADIELAGKARAAAGLADNSFDAAIMNPPFNAPDDRATPDGLRKTAHVMHPDLIEAWVRTAAAIVKPRGMVAIIARPVSLPQILSAFAGRLGGAEIVPVHPRPEEPAIRIVVRGKRGSRAALRLLPPLVLHAAQGNALSARADVIINGQASLFGD, from the coding sequence CTGAGCGTGGCGCCGCCCTCGTTGCCCGCCGGCCACACGCTCGACGCCTTCCATCGCGGCGCCTTCCACCTCGTCCAGCCGCGAGACGGCCACCGCGCCGGCATGGACACGCTGGTGCTGGCGGCCGCCGTGCCGGGCAGCTTCGCCGGCGGTCTCGCCGATCTCGGCGCCGGAGCGGGTGCCGCGGGCCTTGCCGTGCTCTCCCGCTGCCCCGGCGCCCGCGCGACGCTGGTGGAACGCGAACCGGCGATGGTGGAGGCGGCGCAGTTGACGCTCGGCGTAGCGGAAAACGCCTCGCTCGCCGGGCGGGCCGCGATCCTCGCCGCCGACATCGAGCTTGCCGGCAAGGCGCGCGCGGCCGCCGGTCTCGCGGACAATTCCTTCGACGCCGCGATCATGAACCCGCCGTTCAACGCGCCGGACGACCGAGCCACGCCCGACGGGCTGCGCAAGACGGCCCACGTCATGCACCCGGACCTGATCGAAGCCTGGGTCCGCACCGCCGCCGCGATCGTAAAGCCGCGCGGCATGGTCGCGATCATCGCGCGGCCGGTGTCGCTGCCGCAGATCCTGTCGGCCTTCGCCGGCCGGCTCGGCGGAGCCGAGATCGTGCCGGTCCATCCCCGCCCGGAGGAGCCGGCGATCCGCATCGTCGTGCGCGGCAAGCGCGGGTCGCGCGCAGCACTCAGGCTCCTGCCGCCCCTGGTGCTGCACGCGGCGCAGGGAAACGCCCTCTCCGCCCGCGCCGATGTGATCATCAACGGTCAGGCAAGCCTGTTCGGCGACTGA
- a CDS encoding 4-(cytidine 5'-diphospho)-2-C-methyl-D-erythritol kinase, whose translation MTAVLAPAKLNLALHVTGRRPDGYHLLDSLVAFTRFGDRVTIAPSDENRFEITGPYAEGLPLDDSNLVLRALNTMRAEFGRADPVHIALEKNLPVASGVGGGSSDAAAVLHGLARLWDLSPDDNRLARIGLGLGADVPMCLAARPLLARGIGEEITPVDGFPSLGIVLVNPGVALSTAAVFAALASRDSEPLPTLPGRLDFHTLCNWLETTRNDLEAPARALEPAIGETLAALRKAGAHFVRMSGSGATCFGLFESGNLAKRAASEIRKRRPGWFVAATRNTISGDMPA comes from the coding sequence ATGACGGCCGTCCTCGCGCCGGCCAAGCTCAACCTCGCTTTGCACGTCACGGGCCGGCGGCCCGACGGCTACCATCTGCTCGACAGCCTCGTCGCCTTCACCCGCTTCGGCGACCGCGTGACGATCGCCCCCTCGGACGAGAACCGGTTCGAGATCACCGGCCCCTATGCCGAAGGACTGCCGCTCGACGACAGCAATCTCGTCCTGCGCGCGCTGAACACCATGCGCGCCGAGTTCGGCCGCGCCGACCCCGTTCACATCGCGCTGGAGAAGAACCTCCCCGTCGCCTCCGGTGTCGGCGGCGGTTCGAGCGACGCGGCCGCCGTGCTGCACGGTCTCGCGCGGCTCTGGGACCTGTCCCCCGACGACAATCGCCTCGCCCGCATCGGTCTCGGCCTCGGCGCCGACGTGCCGATGTGCCTCGCCGCCCGGCCGCTTCTGGCGCGCGGCATCGGCGAGGAGATCACGCCGGTCGACGGTTTCCCGAGCCTCGGCATCGTGCTCGTCAACCCCGGCGTCGCCCTGTCGACTGCGGCGGTCTTCGCGGCACTTGCCAGCCGCGACAGCGAACCGCTGCCCACGCTGCCCGGCCGGCTCGACTTCCACACCCTCTGCAACTGGCTGGAGACCACCCGCAACGACCTCGAGGCGCCGGCGCGCGCGCTGGAGCCGGCCATCGGCGAGACGCTCGCCGCGCTTCGCAAGGCGGGCGCGCACTTCGTGCGCATGTCCGGCTCGGGCGCCACCTGCTTCGGCCTGTTCGAGAGCGGCAACCTCGCCAAGCGCGCCGCGAGCGAGATCCGCAAGCGCAGGCCGGGCTGGTTCGTCGCGGCGACGCGCAACACCATCTCGGGGGACATGCCCGCATGA
- a CDS encoding S49 family peptidase translates to MRSDVVTIPVIRLQGTIMAGGGQFRPSLSLASTAGLIEKAFAYKNAPAVAISINSPGGSPVQSRLIYKRIRDLAEEKNKRVLVFVEDVAASGGYMIAVAGDEIIADPSSIVGSIGVVSASFGFPELLKKIGVERRVHTAGRNKAVLDPFREERPEDVQKLKELQLEVHETFIDLVKDRRGVKLADDPDLFTGLFWSGKRGLVLGLVDALGDMRGFLRERYGAKVRLKLISPQRGLFGRRIGLLGGSLSGRGTQDIAASAAHGIADAASERALWARFGL, encoded by the coding sequence ATGCGATCCGACGTGGTGACGATCCCCGTCATCCGCCTGCAGGGCACGATCATGGCGGGCGGCGGGCAGTTCAGGCCCTCGCTGTCGCTGGCCTCGACCGCGGGGCTGATCGAGAAGGCCTTCGCCTACAAGAACGCGCCGGCGGTGGCGATCTCGATCAACTCGCCCGGCGGCTCGCCAGTGCAGTCACGGCTGATCTATAAGCGCATCCGCGACCTCGCCGAGGAGAAGAACAAGCGCGTGCTCGTCTTCGTCGAGGACGTCGCGGCGTCCGGCGGCTACATGATCGCGGTGGCGGGCGACGAGATCATCGCCGATCCTTCCTCCATCGTCGGCTCGATCGGCGTCGTCTCGGCCTCGTTCGGCTTCCCGGAACTGTTGAAGAAGATCGGCGTCGAGCGCCGAGTCCACACCGCCGGTCGCAACAAGGCGGTCCTCGATCCCTTCCGCGAGGAGCGTCCCGAGGACGTCCAGAAGCTGAAGGAACTCCAGCTCGAAGTGCACGAGACCTTCATCGACCTCGTCAAGGACCGGCGCGGGGTGAAGCTCGCCGACGATCCAGACCTGTTCACCGGCCTGTTCTGGTCGGGCAAGCGCGGACTGGTGCTCGGCCTGGTCGACGCGCTGGGCGACATGCGCGGCTTCCTGCGCGAGCGCTACGGCGCCAAGGTGCGCCTCAAGCTCATCTCGCCGCAGCGCGGGCTGTTCGGCCGCCGGATCGGGCTCCTGGGCGGAAGCCTCTCGGGCCGCGGAACGCAGGACATCGCCGCCTCGGCGGCGCACGGAATCGCGGACGCGGCAAGCGAACGTGCGCTCTGGGCGCGGTTCGGCCTTTGA
- the moaB gene encoding molybdenum cofactor biosynthesis protein B, which yields MSRIDATRPFIPVGIAVLTVSDTRTLADDKSGQTLADRIAEAGHVLVDRAIVTDDKALISAKVLGWSKDERIDVVITTGGTGFTGRDVTPEALEPIFEKRMDGFSEVFHRISYDKIGTSTIQSRATGGVVNATFVFVLPGSPGACKDAWDGIIKAQLDYRHMPCNFVEIMPRLDEHLRRGGG from the coding sequence ATGAGCCGCATCGACGCGACCCGCCCCTTCATCCCGGTCGGCATCGCGGTGCTGACCGTCTCCGACACCCGCACGCTGGCCGACGACAAGTCCGGCCAGACGCTCGCCGACCGCATCGCGGAAGCCGGCCACGTGCTGGTCGACCGCGCGATCGTCACCGACGACAAGGCGCTGATTTCCGCCAAAGTGCTCGGCTGGTCGAAGGACGAGCGCATCGACGTGGTCATCACCACCGGCGGCACCGGCTTCACCGGCCGCGACGTCACGCCGGAGGCGCTGGAACCGATCTTCGAGAAGCGCATGGACGGCTTCTCGGAAGTCTTCCATCGCATCTCCTACGACAAGATCGGCACCTCCACGATCCAGTCGCGGGCCACCGGCGGCGTGGTCAACGCCACCTTCGTCTTCGTCCTCCCCGGCTCCCCCGGCGCCTGCAAGGACGCCTGGGACGGCATCATCAAGGCCCAGCTCGACTACCGCCACATGCCCTGCAACTTCGTGGAAATCATGCCGCGGCTGGACGAGCATCTGAGGCGGGGCGGCGGCTAG